One genomic region from Ptychodera flava strain L36383 chromosome 5, AS_Pfla_20210202, whole genome shotgun sequence encodes:
- the LOC139132704 gene encoding tripartite motif-containing protein 3-like yields the protein MGSVPSRRSDKTLDEIDEDFAVCSICLEQFKNARSLPCLHSFCEECLITLVEDTDRLTCPTCRGQSLLPAGGVSRLPSNFYVNSLVEYIRKRQSVKSLPATANLCGGCKRKSSSRRCVDCSINYCPFCTKAHKATPITQSHSVITLSAYKKAKSSNRTWDTKVYCSTHTDSVVKYFCESCQVPACSDCIVVKHRLPDHVHTNLKDAAEDYNQRLKEIMTSLRAKEREARICQSTSKKNSERLQKQCNEEAEKVKLKAAEVIRMVKKEETRLVEDLRTEYSLKVKATEEEFDELRSKRARFSSACNEIETLLHQSNVVNLLSSKQETLHRFDELEKMETKTQYPEFIEFRPMEVEIGALGQLTSKYTFENIPKELLVVGPEPQVVSNEEDRGKAVVLSEREVTPRLRYHVESSEFQDLRNDTQIVTPRGPVIGTHQVTIAIDDQSMLRSTFDKSVRKRVVKRLGTEGKGKCQFSNPCGVTTNRRGDYVTADLGNNRVQIIDSDGNHRTSFTFSQFKNPFKPKDVAVSDDDEYLMTDNGNRQVVVSDENGQIVRTFGQIELKYPLGIAISSMEGSVFVTDYDGKGDGTDKRSHCIRKYTRQGQYIKSFGKYGTRLGEFKGPAQLTIDSRGVIYVSDFMNHRIQVFNTDCEFLFSFGSKGSGDGNLKWPVGIAIDDAGCMYIGEHKAGNRRIQKFNSCGRFLSCISSYEDDLGFPYGIALTGDEPCRVAVADCTKHCINVFAQ from the coding sequence ATGGGTAGCGTGCCGTCACGGAGATCTGACAAGACCCTGGACGAAATCGATGAAGATTTCGCTGTGTGTTCAATATGCCTGGAACAGTTCAAAAACGCCAGGAGCTTGCCGTGTCTGCACTCTTTCTGTGAAGAGTGCTTGATCACACTGGTGGAGGACACAGACCGTTTGACATGCCCCACTTGTCGCGGTCAGAGTCTCCTACCTGCAGGGGGTGTGTCGCGATTGCCGAGTAACTTTTATGTCAACTCGTTGGTTGAGTATATCAGGAAGCGACAGAGTGTAAAATCTCTACCGGCGACGGCAAATCTCTGCGGTGGGTGTAAGAGGAAATCATCTTCACGTAGATGTGTTGACTGTAGCATCAACTACTGCCCGTTCTGCACAAAAGCCCACAAAGCCACCCCGATTACACAGAGTCACAGCGTAATAACCCTCTCTGCGTACAAGAAAGCCAAGTCGTCCAATCGTACATGGGACACCAAAGTATACTGCAGTACGCACACCGATTCTGTTGTCAAATATTTCTGTGAAAGCTGCCAGGTCCCGGCCTGTTCCGATTGCATCGTCGTGAAACATCGGCTTCCCGATCATGTACACACGAACCTGAAAGACGCAGCTGAGGATTACAACCAACGGTTGAAAGAAATCATGACAAGTTTGAGAGCGAAGGAAAGGGAAGCGCGGATCTGCCAATCGACCAGCAAAAAGAACAGCGAGAGATTGCAGAAACAGTGCAATGAAGAAGCGGAAAAGGTGAAACTTAAAGCTGCAGAAGTTATCCGCATGGTCAAAAAAGAAGAAACCAGACTCGTTGAAGATTTAAGGACAGAATATAGTTTGAAAGTGAAAGCTACAGAGGAAGAATTTGATGAGTTAAGAAGCAAACGTGCAAGGTTCTCCAGTGCCTGTAACGAAATTGAAACACTGCTCCACCAGAGTAACGTTGTCAACCTTTTGTCCTCGAAGCAAGAAACGCTTCATCGTTTTGACGAACTCGAAAAGATGGAAACCAAAACGCAGTACCCAGAGTTCATCGAATTCCGTCCAATGGAAGTGGAGATCGGAGCGTTGGGACAACTGACATCAAAATACACGTTTGAGAACATTCCGAAAGAACTATTAGTCGTCGGGCCGGAGCCTCAGGTGGTCAGTAACGAAGAAGACAGAGGCAAGGCGGTAGTTTTGAGTGAGCGAGAAGTAACGCCGAGGCTGAGGTATCACGTTGAATCCAGTGAATTTCAGGATCTCAGGAACGACACGCAAATCGTGACACCACGAGGACCTGTGATTGGTACGCATCAGGTTACCATAGCAATTGATGACCAGTCAATGCTTAGGTCGACCTTTGATAAATCCGTTCGAAAGAGGGTCGTGAAAAGACTTGGGACGGAGGGCAAGGGTAAGTGTCAGTTTTCAAATCCCTGCGGGGTAACGACAAACAGACGCGGGGATTACGTGACAGCTGATTTGGGCAACAATAGAGTACAAATAATTGACTCCGACGGCAATCACAGAACGAGTTTCACGTTTTCACAGTTTAAGAACCCTTTCAAACCAAAGGATGTGGCTGTATCTGACGATGACGAATACCTCATGACAGATAATGGCAACAGGCAAGTTGTAGTCAGCGATGAGAACGGACAGATAGTGAGGACTTTCGGTCAAATTGAGCTCAAATATCCCCTAGGTATTGCCATCAGCTCGATGGAGGGCAGTGTTTTTGTCACGGACTATGACGGGAAGGGCGATGGAACAGATAAGAGAAGTCACTGCATCAGGAAATACACGCGACAAGGTCAGTACATCAAATCCTTTGGAAAATATGGCACTAGACTGGGAGAGTTCAAGGGACCCGCTCAGTTGACCATCGACAGTCGAGGAGTGATATACGTGTCGGACTTCATGAATCACCGAATTCAGGTGTTCAATACGGACTGCGAATTTTTGTTCTCGTTCGGTAGCAAGGGCTCGGGTGACGGCAACCTCAAATGGCCGGTAGGGATCGCTATTGACGACGCCGGATGCATGTACATCGGAGAGCACAAAGCTGGAAACAGGCGTATCCAGAAGTTTAACAGCTGCGGCAGATTTTTAAGCTGCATCAGCAGCTATGAGGACGATCTTGGGTTTCCATACGGTATCGCGCTGACCGGTGATGAACCGTGTAGAGTTGCTGTGGCTGATTGTACCAAACACTGCATCAACGTTTTCGCCCAGTGA
- the LOC139133029 gene encoding tripartite motif-containing protein 2-like, which produces MASLTSASSQKILSKIGEDFLSCAICLEQYKNPKILPCHHTFCRECLANFAGTAAILVCPTCKTPCQLSLGGVKQLKTSFFISSLLDIIYQGMPGHDDIPGVCEGCEENDVSHRCLDCNLEFCRSCTKTHKAVPATKNHKVLTYSEYQEAKVSNIRLHSTIYCSSHPENTVKFYCDTCQIPVCLECTVVEHGVPNCSHRNLQDAADDYVKQLKEMLTKLRLKESKSRACKSMASDNRDKLTKHCREEEQRIRRTADEMVRMIRREQRRLVDELKTDYGKKLKKAEMRLDDWEFKHGSISSVCSHIETMILHGSATQLLSSKEEMVNCIGKLTKTETKPLKPPELIKFEAKCSIQEPGMLGFLRSNVSVQHCSVENIPKKLFTGGSVDLIIKTRDSTGKLVIPYEEVMAKVAKREGSWEDLRVFDNRDGTHRVTVHGRVEGTYRVTVGISGRVVPGAPFDILIVKGFLRDIGTKGTEKCQFSSPKGIAMNRNGDFITCDTDNNRVQIIYKDGNFKSAFTFLLFENLIKPCCIAISKDDEYFMTDAGNNRVVVCDENGQLYRLFGQADLKYAYGIAISPLDDSVYVTDWDGKDAGTDKENSHCVRKFTQDGKHIRSFGKHGTKWGHFRGPAYVAINGQGMAFVSDYGNNRIWLISADCEFVCSIGGDGTEDGNLRGPLGVAIDWMGYLYVCELRNQRIQKFTSNGTFVSRIDGDNDGLRWPHGITLTNDVPCRVAVVDHYNNCIKVFAQ; this is translated from the coding sequence ATGGCATCGCTAACCAGTGCCAGCTCGCAGAAAATTCTCTCCAAGATTGGCGAAGATTTCCTGTCCTGTGCAATATGTCTTGAACAGTACAAGAATCCCAAGATCCTGCCATGTCACCATACGTTTTGCAGGGAGTGTCTGGCGAACTTTGCAGGAACGGCAGCAATATTGGTTTGTCCTACTTGTAAAACACCATGTCAATTATCTCTTGGTGGAGTGAAACAGTTAAAGACTAGCTTTTTCATCAGCTCGCTGCTCGATATCATTTATCAGGGAATGCCTGGTCATGATGATATACCCGGAGTATGCGAAGGTTGTGAAGAAAATGATGTATCACACAGATGTCTTGATTGTAATTTAGAGTTCTGTCGGTCATGCACGAAGACTCACAAGGCTGTCCCAGCTACCAAGAATCACAAGGTGTTGACATACAGTGAGTACCAGGAAGCAAAAGTATCCAATATTCGGCTACACTCAACGATTTACTGCAGCAGTCATCCCGAGAACACAGTCAAATTTTATTGCGACACTTGCCAAATTCCCGTCTGTTTAGAATGCACTGTCGTTGAACATGGCGTCCCTAACTGTTCCCATAGAAACCTGCAGGATGCGGCTGATGATTACGTCAAGCAGTTGAAAGAAATGTTAACAAAGTTGAGACTCAAAGAATCGAAGAGTAGGGCATGTAAGTCTATGGCAAGCGACAACAGAGACAAGCTGACAAAACACTGTCGTGAAGAAGAACAGAGGATAAGACGGACAGCAGACGAGATGGTTAGGATGATAAGAAGGGAACAACGCAGACTGGTTGATGAGTTAAAAACAGATTACGGTAAAAAACTGAAGAAAGCAGAGATGCGACTTGATGACTGGGAATTCAAACATGGGAGCATCTCAAGTGTATGCAGCCATATCGAAACTATGATATTGCATGGTAGCGCCACACAGCTCCTGTCTTCCAAGGAAGAAATGGTGAACTGTATCGGAAAATTGACCAAGACCGAAACAAAACCATTAAAGCCGCCAGAACTTATCAAATTCGAGGCCAAGTGTAGCATTCAAGAGCCTGGCATGTTAGGATTTCTGCGATCAAATGTGAGTGTTCAGCACTGTTCAGTCGAAAACATTCCTAAAAAGCTGTTCACTGGCGGCTCAGTTGACCTGATCATTAAGACGAGAGACAGCACGGGAAAATTGGTCATACCTTATGAAGAAGTCATGGCCAAGGTAGCAAAACGAGAGGGATCATGGGAAGATCTTAGAGTCTTTGATAATAGAGATGGAACACACAGGGTTACTGTACATGGCCGAGTGGAAGGCACATATCGGGTGACAGTAGGAATTTCTGGACGAGTAGTACCTGGGGCACCTTTTGATATTCTGATAGTAAAGGGATTCTTAAGAGATATCGGTACAAAGGGGACTGAGAAGTGTCAGTTTAGTAGTCCAAAGGGTATAGCTATGAACCGGAACGGCGATTTCATAACATGTGACACAGACAACAACAGAGTGCAAATAATTTACAAAGATGGAAATTTCAAGTCAGCCTTTACATTCCTACTGTTTGAGAACCTAATCAAACCCTGTTGTATAGCAATATCAAAAGACGATGAATACTTCATGACAGACGCGGGTAACAATCGAGTGGTTGTATGTGATGAGAATGGACAATTATACCGATTGTTTGGTCAGGCAGACCTGAAGTACGCCTATGGAATTGCAATCAGTCCTCTAGATGACAGCGTCTATGTCACAGACTGGGATGGAAAAGATGCAGGAACAGACAAGGAAAACAGTCACTGTGTCAGAAAGTTCACACAGGATGGCAAACACATCAGATCCTTTGGAAAGCATGGCACCAAGTGGGGACATTTCAGAGGACCGGCATATGTAGCAATAAATGGCCAGGGAATGGCTTTTGTGTCAGACTATGGCAATAATCGGATATGGTTGATCAGCGCAGactgtgagtttgtgtgttcgATTGGCGGCGACGGTACAGAAGACGGTAACCTACGCGGTCCTTTGGGTGTTGCAATAGATTGGATGGGATACCTGTACGTATGTGAGCTTAGAAACCAGCGTATTCAGAAATTCACCAGCAATGGCACATTCGTTTCTCGTATTGACGGAGATAACGACGGACTCCGTTGGCCTCATGGTATCACCCTGACCAATGATGTTCCATGCAGAGTGGCAGTAGTTGACCATTACAATAACTGCATCAAAGTCTTCGCACAATAA